A single region of the Chryseobacterium culicis genome encodes:
- a CDS encoding methyltransferase: protein MEKQPIKPEFTFKMFEILGGLWLTGCVKTAAELNIADLLASGPKTISKLAEETQSHETNLYRVMRALSGAGIFEEYENKTFALNDFGAALQTDVPGTAKNFVLTIMNEHFPGYGDLTYAVQTGKIPFEHIHGKDLWGFYKEYPEIGENFGKGMTGMSGMELTGIIDNYDFTPYKKIVDIGGGNGVMIHTILNHAPESSGIIFDEANVIEKTIKMIPENLKERCSVAIGSFFERVPEGADLYTMKWIIHDWSDDECVQILKNCYNAMSKGAKLLIIDAVIPDDSLNKPHMAKLLDIVMLACLTGKERTLSEFKMIIEKAGLQFTRLIHIGTEAKSIVECEKI, encoded by the coding sequence ATGGAAAAACAACCCATTAAACCAGAATTTACATTTAAAATGTTTGAAATACTAGGTGGTTTATGGCTAACCGGATGCGTAAAAACGGCTGCTGAACTCAATATTGCAGATTTGCTGGCTTCTGGTCCAAAGACAATATCCAAACTTGCTGAAGAAACACAATCCCATGAAACAAACTTATACCGGGTTATGAGAGCATTAAGCGGTGCCGGAATTTTTGAAGAATATGAAAATAAAACTTTTGCTTTGAATGATTTTGGAGCAGCCTTGCAAACCGATGTTCCCGGAACAGCAAAAAATTTTGTGCTTACAATTATGAACGAACATTTTCCAGGCTATGGAGACCTTACCTATGCAGTTCAAACAGGGAAAATTCCTTTTGAGCATATTCATGGTAAAGATCTTTGGGGATTTTATAAAGAATATCCTGAAATAGGAGAAAACTTTGGAAAAGGTATGACGGGAATGTCCGGAATGGAGCTGACAGGAATTATAGACAACTATGATTTTACACCTTATAAAAAAATTGTTGATATAGGCGGTGGCAATGGGGTCATGATACATACTATTTTGAATCATGCTCCGGAAAGCTCCGGGATTATTTTTGATGAGGCCAATGTGATTGAAAAAACGATCAAAATGATTCCTGAAAATCTGAAAGAAAGATGTTCCGTGGCTATTGGAAGTTTTTTTGAAAGAGTTCCGGAAGGAGCAGATTTATATACTATGAAATGGATTATTCATGATTGGAGTGATGATGAATGTGTGCAAATTCTGAAAAACTGTTATAATGCCATGTCTAAAGGGGCAAAGCTATTAATCATAGATGCAGTTATTCCTGACGATTCTTTAAATAAACCCCATATGGCCAAACTTCTGGATATTGTTATGCTTGCTTGTCTTACAGGAAAGGAAAGAACTTTAAGTGAGTTTAAAATGATCATTGAAAAAGCAGGATTACAGTTTACCAGGCTTATTCATATCGGAACAGAGGCAAAAAGCATTGTTGAATGTGAAAAAATATAA
- a CDS encoding arginase family protein → MKRNINIFEFPLNLGLTKKEHETEPGVRKLPDWLRKFDFHSRINPSAVFRLEAPAYSMDFDKESKVRNADQIIEYAKQQADCILRNYEKNTFNIILGGDCSILIGNAVALKKLGNFGLFYLDGHTDFIPPELSETGGAAGMDLAIITGTGHEKLTHINGLKPYLSEENIFCCGNAETDDEEYVDQIINSGIHYFDLYQLRENGFRKTAEDFLKMVNDKGLDGFFIHFDVDILKDEIMPAVDSRMEDGISYDDLREMLNPLLEDPLCFGIEITILDPDYDENGTYTRPFVENLIQIIKNKEE, encoded by the coding sequence ATGAAAAGGAACATCAATATTTTTGAGTTTCCTCTCAATTTGGGACTTACAAAGAAAGAACATGAGACAGAACCCGGAGTTCGAAAACTTCCGGATTGGCTCAGAAAATTTGATTTTCATAGCAGAATTAATCCTAGTGCCGTTTTTAGACTGGAAGCTCCGGCATATTCTATGGACTTTGATAAAGAATCAAAAGTCAGAAATGCAGACCAGATTATTGAGTATGCTAAACAACAGGCCGACTGTATTCTCCGCAATTATGAAAAGAATACATTTAATATTATTCTTGGAGGTGACTGCAGTATTCTTATAGGAAATGCTGTAGCTCTGAAAAAGCTGGGAAACTTCGGACTATTTTATCTTGACGGACATACCGATTTTATCCCACCCGAACTGTCTGAAACAGGAGGCGCAGCAGGAATGGATCTCGCAATCATTACCGGCACCGGACACGAAAAGCTAACCCATATTAATGGTTTAAAACCCTATCTATCTGAAGAAAATATTTTCTGTTGTGGCAATGCGGAAACAGATGATGAAGAATATGTGGACCAAATTATCAATTCAGGTATTCATTATTTTGATCTTTATCAACTCAGAGAAAATGGTTTCAGGAAAACCGCTGAAGACTTTCTGAAAATGGTGAATGATAAAGGGTTGGATGGATTTTTCATTCATTTTGATGTTGATATCCTGAAAGATGAGATTATGCCTGCCGTAGACAGCAGAATGGAAGACGGAATCAGTTATGATGATCTCAGGGAAATGTTGAATCCTTTATTGGAAGATCCATTGTGCTTTGGAATAGAGATTACCATTTTGGATCCTGATTATGATGAAAACGGAACATATACCCGTCCATTTGTAGAAAATTTAATTCAAATTATAAAAAATAAAGAAGAATAA
- a CDS encoding HPP family protein, translating to MKKTIKRTFRVSKYVIYKETLVDYKEHFWSFLGAFFGIGIIAFIQSHTLTETENIFLIGSFGASSVLIYGAIQSPLAQPRNLIGGHVLSALVGVTVYQFVPDIIWLSAPLAVAFSIVLMQYTKTLHPPGGATALIAVSSTGKIPELGYWYVLSPVLSGCIILLLVALFFNNITPNRSYPNHSMFKKLLKKRHTHHLK from the coding sequence ATGAAGAAGACTATCAAAAGAACATTCAGAGTTTCAAAATATGTAATCTACAAAGAAACGCTTGTTGATTACAAGGAGCATTTCTGGTCATTTTTAGGAGCATTTTTTGGAATTGGAATCATTGCATTTATCCAATCCCACACTTTGACAGAAACTGAAAATATCTTCCTGATCGGTTCTTTTGGAGCATCAAGTGTTCTTATTTATGGGGCCATCCAAAGTCCTTTGGCTCAACCCAGAAATCTTATAGGCGGACATGTTCTGTCGGCATTGGTAGGGGTCACCGTTTATCAATTTGTACCGGATATCATCTGGCTTTCCGCTCCTTTGGCAGTAGCATTTTCCATTGTCCTGATGCAGTATACAAAGACTTTGCATCCACCAGGCGGAGCTACAGCCCTGATTGCGGTAAGTTCTACAGGAAAAATTCCGGAATTGGGGTATTGGTACGTTCTCTCCCCTGTTCTTTCAGGATGCATCATCCTGCTTCTTGTAGCTCTGTTCTTTAATAACATTACCCCTAACAGAAGCTATCCTAACCACAGCATGTTCAAAAAACTATTGAAAAAAAGACACACCCATCACTTAAAATAA
- a CDS encoding DUF2116 family Zn-ribbon domain-containing protein, with protein sequence MNCLECGEKIIGRSDKKFCNDACRNAYNNKQNKDSNNLMRNVNNKLRKNYRILMEINTDGKTKVLKSKLDGLGFDFDYFTNLKVYKNGSEYKFIYDYGYKLLEDDFVLIVKNQA encoded by the coding sequence ATGAATTGCCTGGAATGTGGCGAGAAAATCATCGGAAGATCAGATAAAAAATTCTGCAACGATGCCTGCCGGAACGCCTACAACAATAAGCAGAATAAGGACTCTAACAATTTAATGCGGAATGTTAATAACAAACTCCGTAAGAATTACCGCATCCTGATGGAAATCAATACCGATGGTAAAACAAAAGTCTTAAAATCCAAACTGGATGGCTTAGGTTTTGATTTCGATTATTTTACCAATCTGAAAGTTTATAAAAACGGCTCTGAATACAAGTTTATTTATGATTACGGATATAAACTTCTGGAAGATGATTTTGTACTGATTGTAAAAAATCAGGCATAA
- a CDS encoding TIGR01777 family oxidoreductase, translating into MKEVVLITGASGMIAKELAKKIGKEYEIRFLTRKKVHDYEYEWDLTKGIMDETALENVSHIIHLAGANISEKRWTPERKKELISSRIDSAELLRTTLRKNKIKLKSFISASGINFYGTETSEKIYSENDPPGNDFLSEVVVLWERAADDFKEQDLAERVIKIRTAVVLSEKDGALKKMVPPIQYGIGSPLGSGHQYMPWVHIEDICSIYEFALKNTEMDGAYNAVSPQHATNRELTKKIAQVLEKPLFMPNVPGFVLKLLFGELATAILEGSRASSKKLQDTGFHFKFPDLENALKDLLKKQPYKR; encoded by the coding sequence ATGAAAGAAGTTGTTCTCATCACCGGAGCCAGTGGAATGATCGCTAAAGAGCTGGCAAAAAAAATAGGTAAGGAATACGAGATTAGATTTCTGACCCGAAAAAAAGTACATGACTATGAGTATGAATGGGACCTCACAAAAGGAATAATGGATGAAACCGCTTTGGAAAATGTTTCTCACATCATTCATCTTGCAGGTGCCAATATTTCAGAAAAACGCTGGACTCCCGAAAGAAAAAAAGAATTGATCTCCAGCCGAATTGATTCCGCAGAATTACTCCGAACGACTTTAAGAAAGAATAAGATAAAGCTTAAGTCTTTTATTTCAGCTTCAGGAATCAATTTTTACGGTACAGAAACTTCAGAAAAGATTTATTCAGAAAATGATCCTCCAGGTAATGACTTTCTCAGTGAAGTGGTCGTTTTATGGGAAAGAGCAGCGGATGACTTTAAAGAACAGGATCTGGCAGAAAGAGTGATCAAAATACGAACTGCCGTTGTTCTTTCTGAAAAAGATGGCGCTTTAAAGAAAATGGTTCCTCCTATTCAATATGGTATCGGATCTCCGCTGGGAAGTGGCCACCAATATATGCCATGGGTTCATATTGAAGACATTTGTTCTATTTATGAATTTGCTTTAAAAAATACTGAAATGGACGGAGCGTATAATGCTGTATCTCCACAACATGCCACCAATAGAGAACTGACAAAAAAGATTGCCCAGGTGCTTGAAAAACCTTTGTTCATGCCTAATGTTCCGGGATTTGTTCTGAAATTATTATTCGGAGAGCTTGCTACTGCTATTCTGGAAGGTTCCAGAGCTTCTTCAAAGAAACTTCAGGACACTGGTTTCCATTTTAAATTTCCGGATCTGGAGAACGCTTTAAAGGATTTATTAAAGAAGCAGCCGTACAAAAGATAG
- the nudK gene encoding GDP-mannose pyrophosphatase NudK, whose translation MKNPNITLLNTEILSDNWYILNKVTYSVLKKDGTTETQSREAYDRGNGAVILLYNTALNTVILTRQFRLPTYINGNSTGMLIEACAGLLDNDNPEDCIKRETEEETGYKISKVEKIFEAYMSPGSVTEILYFFIAEYSHEMKINDGGGLEEEGENIEVLELSFEESMKMIDAGEIKDAKTIMLLQHLRIKGIM comes from the coding sequence ATGAAAAACCCCAATATTACCCTATTAAATACAGAAATCCTTTCAGACAACTGGTATATTTTAAACAAAGTCACTTATTCAGTATTGAAAAAGGACGGAACTACAGAAACTCAAAGCAGAGAAGCTTACGACCGTGGAAATGGAGCCGTTATTCTTCTTTATAATACAGCCTTAAACACAGTTATTCTCACCAGACAATTCAGATTACCCACTTATATCAATGGAAATTCTACAGGCATGCTCATTGAAGCCTGCGCCGGACTGCTGGATAATGATAATCCGGAAGACTGTATAAAACGGGAAACTGAAGAAGAAACCGGATATAAAATTTCAAAGGTTGAAAAAATATTTGAAGCCTATATGTCACCCGGATCTGTAACGGAAATTCTTTATTTCTTCATTGCAGAATATTCCCATGAAATGAAAATCAATGACGGAGGCGGATTGGAAGAAGAAGGTGAAAATATAGAAGTCCTTGAGTTATCTTTTGAAGAAAGTATGAAAATGATCGATGCAGGAGAAATCAAAGATGCAAAAACAATCATGCTTTTGCAGCACTTGCGAATCAAAGGAATTATGTAG
- a CDS encoding DUF2750 domain-containing protein — MLQDHITVQNRYKDFIKKISETEVVFALKDDKGYATSYSNEAEYEDGEEVQIICFWSDAARAKSCIENEWNQYEPSPVPLNEFVENWCLGMNSDGLLVGTNFDSNLFGYEAEPLELILDIIEELKASEKSLELRKFKDMEDLEKQIREVWEE, encoded by the coding sequence ATGCTTCAAGATCATATTACAGTTCAGAACCGTTATAAAGACTTTATTAAGAAAATCAGCGAAACGGAAGTAGTGTTTGCATTAAAAGATGATAAAGGATATGCAACCTCCTACTCTAACGAGGCAGAATACGAAGATGGTGAAGAAGTACAGATTATCTGTTTCTGGTCTGATGCTGCAAGAGCAAAATCATGCATAGAAAACGAATGGAATCAATACGAACCTTCTCCTGTTCCTCTTAATGAATTTGTAGAAAACTGGTGCCTGGGTATGAATAGTGACGGATTATTAGTGGGAACTAATTTTGACAGCAATCTGTTTGGCTATGAAGCTGAACCTTTGGAACTTATCCTTGACATTATTGAAGAACTTAAAGCTTCAGAAAAATCATTGGAACTGAGAAAATTTAAAGACATGGAAGATCTGGAAAAACAGATCAGAGAAGTATGGGAAGAGTAA
- a CDS encoding DUF2306 domain-containing protein — MGKKIIKITALFLVLLFSILMLKTISQYTSLEKNIGFLAFKQQVVNNPYWMAFFYIHIFSITLCLLAGLTQFSSRFLDENRDLHKIIGKIYVYNILIINVPACFVLGLFSNGGMIGITGFLIQDVLWAYFTIAAVLFIKKGNISKHRTYMILSYAVTTTAITFRIVKNLFYNEARHDYELFYGLNVWAALFINLLTAYLILRKDLLLPGKFNSGKENIQAKKRNQKK, encoded by the coding sequence TTGGGAAAAAAGATCATTAAAATAACCGCTTTATTTTTAGTTCTTCTTTTCAGTATTTTAATGCTGAAAACTATTTCCCAGTACACTTCTCTTGAAAAAAACATCGGGTTTCTTGCCTTTAAGCAACAGGTTGTAAATAATCCGTACTGGATGGCTTTTTTCTATATTCATATCTTTTCCATAACGCTTTGTCTTCTGGCTGGTCTTACCCAGTTTTCAAGTCGGTTTTTGGATGAAAACAGAGATCTTCATAAGATTATTGGGAAAATATATGTTTACAATATTCTGATCATTAATGTTCCGGCATGTTTTGTACTTGGGCTTTTTTCCAATGGAGGAATGATCGGAATTACAGGATTTCTGATACAGGATGTGCTCTGGGCATATTTCACCATTGCTGCCGTACTTTTTATCAAAAAAGGGAATATCAGTAAGCATAGAACGTATATGATTTTAAGCTATGCCGTAACCACCACAGCCATTACTTTCAGAATCGTTAAGAATCTGTTTTATAATGAAGCCCGTCATGATTACGAGCTTTTTTATGGATTGAATGTCTGGGCAGCCCTTTTTATCAATCTTTTGACGGCTTACTTAATTCTCAGAAAAGATTTACTACTACCTGGAAAATTCAACAGTGGAAAAGAAAATATACAGGCTAAGAAAAGAAATCAGAAAAAATGA
- a CDS encoding VOC family protein gives MKINNLDHLVLTVADIDKTIEFYTDVMGFEVVVFGNNRKALIFGNQKINLHQKGHEFEPKAELPTCGSADLCFIAETDIHEVMEELKQKNVNIIEGIVERTGVAGKIKSVYFRDPDQNLIEVSNYY, from the coding sequence ATGAAAATAAATAACCTTGACCATCTTGTCTTAACAGTGGCAGATATTGATAAAACTATAGAATTTTATACGGATGTTATGGGATTTGAAGTGGTTGTTTTTGGGAATAACAGAAAAGCACTCATCTTTGGAAACCAAAAAATTAATTTGCATCAGAAAGGTCATGAATTTGAGCCTAAAGCAGAGCTGCCAACGTGTGGTTCTGCTGATCTTTGCTTTATTGCAGAGACCGATATTCATGAGGTGATGGAAGAGCTAAAACAGAAAAATGTAAACATCATTGAAGGGATTGTAGAGAGAACCGGAGTGGCAGGTAAAATCAAATCCGTTTATTTCCGTGATCCGGATCAGAATCTTATTGAAGTAAGCAATTATTATTAA
- a CDS encoding KTSC domain-containing protein, protein MKKIGEHRTLLGVDKNVTLKELKTIYRNVMKDTHPDKFINDEAGKLEAEEKSKSVIEAYHFLVSINSETQEKYKEEYTETITKSNIQDFYLEKSILTVQHLNGNMYEYMGVPKNTYIKMINADSPSRFARRHIYGNFVYRKSGEAMAD, encoded by the coding sequence ATGAAAAAAATTGGTGAGCACAGAACGCTTCTTGGAGTAGATAAAAATGTTACTTTAAAAGAATTAAAGACGATTTACAGAAATGTGATGAAAGATACGCATCCTGATAAATTTATTAATGATGAAGCCGGAAAACTGGAAGCTGAAGAAAAAAGTAAATCTGTGATTGAAGCCTATCACTTTTTGGTAAGTATTAATTCTGAAACACAGGAAAAGTACAAAGAAGAATATACTGAAACCATCACAAAATCTAATATTCAGGATTTTTATCTTGAAAAATCAATTTTAACGGTTCAGCATTTGAACGGAAATATGTATGAGTATATGGGAGTTCCTAAAAACACGTACATCAAAATGATCAACGCTGATTCACCAAGCCGTTTTGCAAGAAGACACATCTACGGAAACTTCGTGTACAGAAAGTCCGGAGAAGCGATGGCAGATTAA